One Salvia splendens isolate huo1 chromosome 22, SspV2, whole genome shotgun sequence DNA segment encodes these proteins:
- the LOC121786949 gene encoding uncharacterized protein LOC121786949 codes for MASSSSSSSPFLMLPVADENTKKIQHLSFYNFKNNKPYNRKLPPTLKNTQFQCIGSSKGWHTFLDQTLKNPFLFNPFSQTLIHLPQNHPDITKLILSQDPSLRPHTYAAIAIQTPLLSTKLSYSRNRDATWHALPNQSNTYYDAIFCHATNTLFALAPALQVESWNLNDDSPTKSTIIRASYPRSLRLAKEAFPSDLYSSQLYLALASRGDIIVAVRYVGEFVRYDGEAVYEGDTLTDYMAAPLVCPYRTMGVTESPLIQAQDLSAEETEQAAAIRNPIGGPIAEAHRREARAGKQPTYLKDYVLSLETATHD; via the coding sequence atggcttcttcttcttcgtcttcgtCGCCATTCCTCATGCTTCCCGTTGCTGACGAAAACACCAAAAAAATCCAACACCTCTCCTTCTACAACTTCAAAAACAACAAACCCTACAACCGCAAACTCCCACCAACCCTCAAAAACACACAATTCCAATGCATTGGTTCATCCAAAGGTTGGCATACTTTTTTGGACCAAACCCTAAAAAACCCTTTCCTCTTCAACCCCTTCTCCCAAACCCTAATCCACCTCCCCCAAAACCACCCCGACATCACCAAACTCATCCTCTCCCAAGACCCCTCCCTCCGCCCCCACACCTACGCCGCCATCGCAATCCAAACACCCCTCCTTTCCACCAAGCTCTCCTACTCACGCAACCGCGATGCCACGTGGCATGCCCTCCCCAACCAGAGCAACACCTACTACGACGCCATATTCTGCCATGCAACAAACACCCTCTTCGCCCTAGCCCCCGCTTTGCAAGTCGAGTCGTGGAACTTGAACGATGATTCTCCTACAAAGAGCACGATAATTAGGGCTTCTTATCCGAGATCGTTGCGCCTCGCGAAGGAGGCCTTCCCGAGTGATCTCTACTCGTCTCAATTGTACCTCGCGCTCGCCTCCAGAGGTGATATAATCGTGGCGGTGAGGTACGTTGGGGAGTTCGTGAGGTACGACGGGGAGGCGGTGTACGAGGGGGACACGCTGACGGACTACATGGCGGCGCCGCTGGTGTGTCCGTACAGGACCATGGGTGTTACAGAGAGCCCACTGATTCAGGCCCAAGATCTATCAGCTGAAGAAACGGAACAAGCAGCTGCAATTAGGAATCCAATCGGAGGCCCGATAGCAGAAGCCCATCGTCGTGAAGCCCGTGCTGGAAAACAGCCCACATATTTGAAGGATTACGTGTTGAGTTTGGAAACTGCCACACATGATTGA
- the LOC121786129 gene encoding monodehydroascorbate reductase-like yields the protein MAEKSFKYVILGGGVSAGYAARAFAKHGAKPGEVAIISKEAVAPYERPALSKAYLFPEGTARLPGFHVCVGSGGERLLPEWYTEKGISLILSTEIVKADLASKTLTSAAGEIFKYQTLIIATGSTVLRLTDFGTPGADAKNIFYLREIDEADALVAAIKAKKNGSKAVVVGGGYIGLELSAALRLNNIDVSMVFPEPWCMPRLFTAGIAAFYEGYYTNKGVNVINGALVVGFETNENGEVKNVKLKDGRVLEADIVVVGVGAKPLTQLFKGQIEEDKGGIKTDAFFKTSVPDVYAVGDVATFPMKMYGDIRRVEHVDHARKSAEQAVEAIYASEEGKSVGEYDYLPFFYSRSFDLSWQFYGDNVGESVVFGDSSPASPSHKFGAYWVKDGKVVGAFLESGSPEENKALAKVAKVQPPADNLDKLATEGLTFASKI from the exons ATGGCGGAGAAATCATTCAAGTACGTGATCCTTGGTGGAGGCGTTTCTGCT GGATATGCTGCTAGGGCGTTCGCTAAGCATGGGGCTAAACCTGGCGAAGTTGCTATCATTTCTAAAGAGGCG GTGGCTCCTTATGAACGCCCGGCATTAAGTAAGGCATACCTATTCCCAGAAG GGACTGCAAGACTCCCTGGTTTTCATGTGTGTGTTGGAAGTGGTGGAGAGAGGCTCCTTCCCGAGTGGTATACAGAGAAAG GAATATCTTTGATACTTAGCACAGAAATTGTCAAAGCAGATCTTGCTTCAAAGACCCTTACCAGTGCAGCTGGGGAAATATTTAAGTACCAAACACTTATCATCGCCACTGGTTCTACT GTTCTTAGATTGACAGACTTCGGCACACCAGGAGCTGATGCTAAAAACATCTTTTATTTGAGAGAAATTGACGAGGCTGATGCACTTGTGGCTGCAATCAAAGCAAAGAAGAATGGTAGTAAAGCTGTGGTTGTTGGTGGAGGATACATCGGGCTGGAACTAAGTGCAGCTTTGAGACTCAATAATATTGATGTTAGCATGGTTTTCCCTGAACCTTGGTGCA TGCCTAGATTATTCACTGCTGGCATAGCTGCCTTCTATGAAGGTTACTATACAAACAAGGGAGTAAATGTTATCAATGGCGCATTAGTAGTTGGATTTGAGACCAATGAGAATGGGGAG GTGAAAAATGTTAAACTTAAGGATGGTAGGGTGCTCGAAGCTGATATTGTTGTCGTTGGTGTGGGTGCAAAACCACTGACACAATTATTTAAAGGCCAGATTGAAGAGGACAAGGGCGGAATTAAG ACCGATGCTTTCTTCAAAACGAGTGTACCTGATGTGTATGCCGTGGGTGATGTTGCCACATTCCCCATGAAGATGTATGGTGACATTAGAAGAGTTGAACACGTAGATCACGCTCGCAAATCAGCTGAACAGGCTGTGGAG GCAATATACGCTAGCGAAGAAGGGAAATCAGTTGGTGAGTACGACTACCTCCCTTTCTTCTATTCCCGATCATTCGACCTGTCGTGGCAGTTCTATGGCGACAACGTTGGTGAGAGCGTGGTGTTTGGAGACAGCAGCCCGGCGTCTCCTAGCCACAAGTTCGGAGCATACTGGGTGAAAGACGGAAAAGTTGTGGGGGCGTTTTTGGAGAGCGGTAGCCCGGAAGAGAACAAGGCCCTGGCCAAAGTTGCCAAGGTGCAGCCTCCGGCAGACAACTTGGATAAGCTGGCCACAGAAGGTCTCACCTTCGCAAGTAAAATTTGA
- the LOC121787203 gene encoding uncharacterized protein LOC121787203 isoform X2, translating to MARIVRVPPSVNLMVEDILFLLRIQQIIILYLYLKRTRRFTRRVRNHQVRYSLIERIPPQVRHMNRLTAVSDVDCFSNLRMDRNAFGRLCILLRDRGGLRNGRFVLLEEQVAIFLGILAHHKKNRPSGFEFRRSGETISHYVHLVLKAVLKLHTILLPRPDPVTNNCVDPRWQHFKGCIGALDGTYINVLVRTLDKPRYRTRKGQIATNTLAACDRNMKFLYFLPGWEGSAGDSRVLRDAVTREGGLRVNKGTYYLCDNGYANSEGFLTPYKNVRYHLKEWGVGTQRPQNARELFNLRHTRARNIIERAFAVLKMRWGILRSATFYPIKIQIRLIMACFLLHNFVRGEMHNDPIEQHVDGDTQPLVDEEIHGDLEFVDQVEPTSEWNQMRDDLANSMWSNRANVDGN from the exons ATGGCCCGTATTGTTCGTGTACCCCCTTCCGTTAACCTGATGGTGGAAGATATACTTTTTTTGTTGCGTATTCAACAAATCATCATTCTGTACTTATACTTGAAAAGAACAAGGCGTTTTACACGTCGTGTAAGAAATCACCAAGTTAGGTATTCACTAATTGAGCGAATCCCTCCACAAGTGAGGCATATGAACAGGCTCACTGCAGTTAGTGATGTCGACTGTTTTTCGAACCTCCGTATGGATAGGAATGCATTTGGACGATTGTGTATTCTTTTAAGAGACCGTGGTGGACTACGgaatggtcgatttgtgttacTAGAGGAGCAAGTAGCAATTTTCCTAGGCATTTTAGCCCATCATAAGAAAAATAGACCTTCTGGATTTGAATTTCGTCGTTCGGGTGAAACCATTTCTCACTATGTGCATCTTGTACTTAAAGCGGTACTCAAGTTGCATACAATTTTATTGCCTCGGCCTGATCCGGTGACAAACAATTGTGTTGATCCACGATGGCAACACTTCAAG GGTTGTATTGGCGCTTTGGACGGCACTTACATAAATGTGCTCGTAAGGACCTTAGACAAGCCACGATATCGCACGCGAAAGGGCCAAATCGCGACCAATACTCTTGCTGCGTGTGACCGCAATATGAAGTTCTTATACTTTTTACCCGGGTGGGAGGGATCGGCGGGTGACTCTCGAGTGCTTAGGGATGCTGTCACTAGAGAAGGTGGATTGAGAGTAAACAAAG GAACTTATTATCTATGTGATAATGGATACGCAAACAGTGAAGGATTCCTTACTCCGTATAAAAACGTGCGCTATCATTTGAAGGAATGGGGAGTCGGGACCCAGCGTCCGCAAAATGCACGAGAATTGTTTAATCTAAGGCATACTAGAGCTCGTAACATAATTGAGAGGGCCTTTGCAGTGCTAAAGATGAGATGGGGTATCTTACGGAGTGCTACTTTCTATCCGATTAAGATCCAGATCCGGTTAATCATGGCATGCTTCCTGCTACACAATTTCGTACGGGGTGAGATGCACAATGATCCAATTGAGCAACACGTTGACGGAGATACACAACCTCTGGTCGATGAGGAGATTCATGGTGACCTAGAATTCGTAGATCAAGTAGAGCCAACTTCAGAATGGAACCAAATGCGGGATGACTTGGCTAACTCCATGTGGAGTAAT CGAGCCAATGTCGACGGTAACTGA
- the LOC121787203 gene encoding uncharacterized protein LOC121787203 isoform X1, with translation MARIVRVPPSVNLMVEDILFLLRIQQIIILYLYLKRTRRFTRRVRNHQVRYSLIERIPPQVRHMNRLTAVSDVDCFSNLRMDRNAFGRLCILLRDRGGLRNGRFVLLEEQVAIFLGILAHHKKNRPSGFEFRRSGETISHYVHLVLKAVLKLHTILLPRPDPVTNNCVDPRWQHFKGCIGALDGTYINVLVRTLDKPRYRTRKGQIATNTLAACDRNMKFLYFLPGWEGSAGDSRVLRDAVTREGGLRVNKGTYYLCDNGYANSEGFLTPYKNVRYHLKEWGVGTQRPQNARELFNLRHTRARNIIERAFAVLKMRWGILRSATFYPIKIQIRLIMACFLLHNFVRGEMHNDPIEQHVDGDTQPLVDEEIHGDLEFVDQVEPTSEWNQMRDDLANSMWSNVCFYVTFPNLIWLILPRIVRLHLLYKQYLIVRLL, from the exons ATGGCCCGTATTGTTCGTGTACCCCCTTCCGTTAACCTGATGGTGGAAGATATACTTTTTTTGTTGCGTATTCAACAAATCATCATTCTGTACTTATACTTGAAAAGAACAAGGCGTTTTACACGTCGTGTAAGAAATCACCAAGTTAGGTATTCACTAATTGAGCGAATCCCTCCACAAGTGAGGCATATGAACAGGCTCACTGCAGTTAGTGATGTCGACTGTTTTTCGAACCTCCGTATGGATAGGAATGCATTTGGACGATTGTGTATTCTTTTAAGAGACCGTGGTGGACTACGgaatggtcgatttgtgttacTAGAGGAGCAAGTAGCAATTTTCCTAGGCATTTTAGCCCATCATAAGAAAAATAGACCTTCTGGATTTGAATTTCGTCGTTCGGGTGAAACCATTTCTCACTATGTGCATCTTGTACTTAAAGCGGTACTCAAGTTGCATACAATTTTATTGCCTCGGCCTGATCCGGTGACAAACAATTGTGTTGATCCACGATGGCAACACTTCAAG GGTTGTATTGGCGCTTTGGACGGCACTTACATAAATGTGCTCGTAAGGACCTTAGACAAGCCACGATATCGCACGCGAAAGGGCCAAATCGCGACCAATACTCTTGCTGCGTGTGACCGCAATATGAAGTTCTTATACTTTTTACCCGGGTGGGAGGGATCGGCGGGTGACTCTCGAGTGCTTAGGGATGCTGTCACTAGAGAAGGTGGATTGAGAGTAAACAAAG GAACTTATTATCTATGTGATAATGGATACGCAAACAGTGAAGGATTCCTTACTCCGTATAAAAACGTGCGCTATCATTTGAAGGAATGGGGAGTCGGGACCCAGCGTCCGCAAAATGCACGAGAATTGTTTAATCTAAGGCATACTAGAGCTCGTAACATAATTGAGAGGGCCTTTGCAGTGCTAAAGATGAGATGGGGTATCTTACGGAGTGCTACTTTCTATCCGATTAAGATCCAGATCCGGTTAATCATGGCATGCTTCCTGCTACACAATTTCGTACGGGGTGAGATGCACAATGATCCAATTGAGCAACACGTTGACGGAGATACACAACCTCTGGTCGATGAGGAGATTCATGGTGACCTAGAATTCGTAGATCAAGTAGAGCCAACTTCAGAATGGAACCAAATGCGGGATGACTTGGCTAACTCCATGTGGAGTAATGTGTGTTTTTATGTGACTTTTCCAAATTTAATTTGGTTAATTTTGCCTAGAATTGTCAGATTACATCTGTTATATAAGCAGTATCTTATTGTGAggttattataa
- the LOC121787204 gene encoding uncharacterized protein LOC121787204, which translates to MSEARTNAPSAGGSQCTQGRSQYRRSSFRPCDRPRRSWSDREELILISALKELVATGWKSDNGFRGGYAQKIEEWLKNEFPTTDLKATPHIQSKITTWKRNYYSLSKILDRSGVGFNVHNDFKIDCSDDQWDQIVRQDPNARTMRHKAWPLWDDWKMIFGNDRATGGTAEGIGEAVANNTTDEAFTSIGESADYYPSFEDFLGSDQVQPGYTNEVVDDNSAQSGQNVAANTNAPPAPAPKKMTRKRKSCDDDSALLNLLSNLHAETNARLDKLTARIGYEIDLGQARKEIFRHLGNIPELTESQRYDLCDIIGKENSRLEIFTGLPDASKPGYVRRIIEKEGLN; encoded by the exons ATGTCTGAGGCACGGACTAATGCACCTAGTGCCGGTGGCAGCCAATGCACCCAAG GCCGCAGTCAGTATCGCCGCTCAAGCTTCCGCCCGTGCGACCGCCCTCGCAGATCTTGGTCTGACCGTGAAGAGCTGATACTAATCTCCGCTTTGAAGGAACTTGTTGCCACAGGATGGAAGTCAGACAATGGCTTCCGAGGTGGATATGCACAAAAGATAGAGGAATGGTTGAAAAATGAGTTCCCAACTACTGATTTGAAGGCAACGCCACACATTCAATCCAAGATTACTACATGGAAAAGGAACTACTACTCGCTGTCCAAAATACTCGACCGTAGTGGGGTTGGCTTCAACGTACACAAtgatttcaaaattgattgCTCGGATGACCAATGGGATCAAATCGTGAGG CAAGATCCCAATGCCCGCACCATGCGCCACAAAGCTTGGCCTCTCTGGGATGATTGGAAGATGATATTTGGGAACGATAGGGCCACTGGAGGGACTGCTGAGGGTATTGGCGAGGCAGTGGCTAACAATACCACGGATGAGGCATTTACATCTATCGGGGAAAGTGCTGATTACTACCCAAGCTTTGAAGACTTTCTAGGGTCTGATCAAGTCCAACCCGGCTACACAAATGAAGTTGTTGATGACAACAGCGCTCAAAGTGGGCAGAACGTGGCTGCAAACACTAATGCGCCTCCTGCTCCTGCTCCAAAAAAAATGACTCGTAAACGCAAGAGCTGTGATGATGATTCTGCTTTGCTCAACCTCCTTAGCAACTTGCATGCTGAAACGAATGCACGTTTGGATAAGTTGACCGCTCGTATTGGTTATGAGATCGACTTGGGCCAAGCTAGGAAAGAGATCTTCCGTCATTTGGGAAACATCCCGGAGCTGACAGAGTCTCAGCGCTACGACCTCTGCGACATCATCGGTAAGGAGAACTCGAGGCTGGAAATCTTCACCGGCCTCCCTGACGCCTCAAAGCCGGGATATGTGAGGCGCATCATTGAGAAAGAAGGTCTTAATTAG